TCTGAGGGACAATGACTGTAGTCGGCATGGTGTCTACAGTGCCCAAGAGCCACGTGCACAGCACTCTATGAATGTGGCGCTTCTTTTGATGCCTGGTTAAGAGAGATGTGCCACTCACCTCTAATCTTCTTGAAATGATCTTTAAAGCTTCACCTTTCTGACTGCTTACATCTAAGTGCAGAGTTTAGAGAATTGGCACAGACTACATTATCATTTCAATCTCAGAGTGCCCTGGGGGAAGGTAGATATGAATTATGCTGGTGGCCCTTGATACTGCTGTTACAGATGATATAACCTAAGTGTGTAAAAGCTTAGGTATTTTATACCTCAGAGGTATAATTTAATCTGGATGTGCATAGGCCACCACCTAGTACTAACAAATAGCAGAATGGCGGGTGCACTGATTCTGTCACAGTGGCTCCCTGGTTTGCATGGAGCTTGTTAGTGTGCACAGCAAACATCTCCATTCCAAATACTGAAGGCAGCCTGGGCTGCAGCCTGGCCCACAAGGTACCCTAACTTTGAGTAAAGACTGAGATAAATGCCTGGGAAACAAAGTGTAACTTACAGATTATTGGAATGAGTAGAATTAGTTGGGATTACTGTGGTCAACCACACTCAAATAAATATTAAGCAATATTTAGGAGGCAGTAGTTCAAGGGAAATGTTCAGTTAAGGGCATAAAGTTGGCAAAAAGAAGCTGTATACTTTATGCAAAAACCACTGCCCCCAGCCTCAACATTTCCTGCCTCTGGCCTACAAGCGCTCTCATAAAAAACCCAAGTGGTGAGATGGCTTGATTCTTTCTTTAGGTCTGACTTTAAAAAGAGATGATAGGGCAGCATTCCATCCTATTTCCCAACAGTTGCAACAGAAGTTTCATTTTATAAGATTGAAgggaaaaaacacaaacaaactaACTGACTTGTTAAACCAGAAAGGAGAACATAGGTCCCAAAAGCAAACAATGGAATCAGTTTGGTGGAGGTTGGCAAAGAGCAAGAAAAGATGGCAGGGCAGTCTCAATCACCCATGAAGACTTATAAGAGCATTGGCATGATCCAGTTGACACCCAAGATGGTAACATTTGGTGCTGACTATAGGATACCCTAAAACTggtagtttcagaggttttggggTAAGGAGAGAAGTTGAAGGTGGGTACCAAGTTGTGGAAGTCATTTGCATTGGTTAATGTTCTAGATTGGGACTGTTGCATGAGGAAGTAAAGGGAAGAACTGGACACCAGGCAAAGGATGGTCATCAATCTCTAAGGGATGGGAACTGATGAAAGGTGGTAATATTGCTTAAGTACTAATGCCAACCTGTGTTCCATTCCTACAAGAGTAGGCAGGAAATGCCAGGTCCAGCCTTATCAACTTGGTATTGATCTGCTCATGAGTGATAGGTGAaatcaaaccaaattaaaatgttCCACAAAGAAATGGGAGAAGGGCAACACTAGAAGACCTAGCCAGACCTCTGGGGTCCTGTTCATAAGCCAGCTCCCCCTTCATTATCAATTCCTGTGATTTATCTTGTAGAACACCATGGCTGTTTGCTCCCTGACATGCTCTAAAAGCCTTTCTTCAGCCTATGAATTTATACATCTAGAACATGGAGACACTGGCATATTTCAGATCTCTCAAATGCCTACTGTATTGGTTCTTGTCTCTTGAGTGTTGTTCCCATCTTACAGTATCTGGCACATTAGGCATGCTAAGCTGTGTGTCctggaggaaagagagggaaCCAGCTTTTCTTGCTGCACATAGCaggctattttgttttttttaagtgagagagGAAGGTTTTGCTTTGATTCAGACCAACCTTATCATTTTTGAACTGGCTTCCAGTTTGCCTCGTAGTGGGACCACTATCACTGTCTGCCAAAGCACTGCTGTTGTAGAACACTTTCCTGTTCCAACTCTAGGACTCGGCAAGACAGGGTTGGTTGTTGGGTAGAAGATATAATTAAGTACACTTTTAACTTATTCTGTCTTCAAGAGATCTTTTTTTGGTAGAATGCATTGTTAGAAGTTCTTCTGTATCCAGAGTCACTAGTTCAAAGGATTCAATTTGCATTTAAATTGTTAGTAAAACAAATTAAGCCTCTAAAGAGAAGTGCACTCACTTTTACTGCACTCACCAGTGCACTAAAGAAGATAACTGTCATAAGGGACACAAAGTAACCTGTGTGCTACCTGCGAGCTACAAGTTGTAATGAAGGAttgtattttataagaaatacaaaCACATAGTCCTTAGatttttagttattaaaatgaatctttttaaaattcaaggatGGCAGAGATCTTAAAAACTGGCTTCAGCTTAACACTTTTTCTGAGGCTAACGATAGACATTTCAAaaggttccttttttttctttcagttgatACAGACCATGCAGGAATTGTATTAGGAACAATGATATAAAACTGGGAAAGTGGGTCACTTTCGAAAATTTCAATTTACAAAAAATGTCAAGTGTCCCTTGAACCCCctcctgaaaaaatatttttcatgatcacatatttttaaatacttgcaTACAGATTTCTGAAcaaatacattaagaaaatatgTTCCTAAAAAATATTCCTGATAGATGTGAAAGTTGCATTATATCTTTAGTAGttcgtgatttttttttacaataaaattttgtgtatttggaaaatacaggaaaaattaattcaaataaaaatgccaAAACCTAGATTAAATCTATTACCATTTTGATACAATATTGTTTCTAGACCTTTCTTGTCATAAAGTAATTCTTGTGTAATGTTCCCTTCTGCTCCTAGGCATATGGCCACTCACTCGCCGCAGAAATCTCATCAGTGCACTCATTGTGAGAAGACGTTCAACCGGAAAGACCACCTGAAGAACCACCTCCAGACCCACGACCCCAACAAGATGGCCTATGTGTGCGAAGAGTGTGGAAAGAAGTACCACACCATGCTGGGCTACAAGAGGCACATGGCCCTGCATTCAGCCAGCAGCGGGGACCTCACCTGTGGGGTCTGCGCTCTGGAGCTGGGGAGCACCGAGGCGCTGCTTGACCACCTCAAAGCCCATGCAGAAGAAAAGCCCCCACCTGTACCCAAGGAGAAGAAGCACCAGTGCGACCATTGTGAGAGATGCTTCTACACCCGGAAGGATGTGCGACGCCACCTGGTGGTCCACACAGGATGCAAGGACTTCCTGTGCCAGTTCTGCGCCCAGAGATTTGGGCGCAAGGATCACCTCACCCGTCACACCAAGAAGACACACTCGCAGGAGCTCATGAGAGAGAGTATGCAGGCCGGAGGAGACCTTCTGAGCAACTTCCACACTATGGAGCCTTCATTCCAAGTGAAGGCTGCTCCCATGTCTCCTTTCCCGATAGGAGTTCCTGCCCAGGATGGGCTTGTAGGTAGCTTGCCACCTGAGGTTCACAGCCTCACCCTTGGGCCTCCAGAACAGGCCATCCAGCCTATGCCACCACCACTGCCAGAGCCCATTGTCTCTCTGCACCCCATGGTAGCACCAAGCTCTCCTCCTGAAGTCTTTCAGATTCCTAAGTTCACCACCAGTGCTACCTCATACCCTATACTTCCTAGCCTGCCTTTCAAAGCAGATACTAAAGGGTTTTACAACATCACTTTCTTTGAGGACTTGCCTATGCAAGAACCTCAGCCACCTCACAGGTTCAACCTAGGTTTTGAGCTGGCTAATGGAGAGCTCCTTCCCGGGGAGCTGGTGGCAGATGCTGTGAATCTAACAATCCCTGCCGCTCTCGACATATCCTCCCTGTTGAGTTTCTGGCAGTTTGTCCCTCCTGCTCCCCCAAATGTCTTTGGAGACAGCACTATCACTCTGGGGCCTATGGAACCTCTGCCCCATACATTTGCCTATCTGGAGCAGCAGCAGCCACCACCGCTGCCGccgccaccaccacccccaccacctccaccacccccaccgccccccccaccaccacagcCACAACCACCACAGCAGCAGATACATCTGCTTCAGGGGCAGCCGCAGATACAGCTGTTTCAGGGGCAGCCGCAGATACAGCTGTTTCAGGGGCAGCCACAGATACAGCTGCCACTGGTGCAGCCGCAGATACAGCTGCCACTGGTGCAGCAGCAGATACAGCTGCCACAGGCGCAGCAGCAGATACAGCTGCCACAGGCGCAGCAGCAGATACAGCTGCCACAGGCGCAGCAGCAGATACAGCTGCCTCAGGGGCAGCAGCAGATACAGCTGCCACAGGCGCAGCAGCAGATACAGCTGCCTCAGGGGCAGCAGCAGATACAGCTGCCACAGGCGCAGCAGCAGATACAGCTGCCTCAGGCGCAGCAGC
This portion of the Marmota flaviventris isolate mMarFla1 chromosome 6, mMarFla1.hap1, whole genome shotgun sequence genome encodes:
- the Plagl1 gene encoding zinc finger protein PLAGL1 isoform X1; this encodes MAAFPCQICGKTFLTLEKFTVHSYSHTRERPFKCLQTDCGKAFVSRYKLMRHMATHSPQKSHQCTHCEKTFNRKDHLKNHLQTHDPNKMAYVCEECGKKYHTMLGYKRHMALHSASSGDLTCGVCALELGSTEALLDHLKAHAEEKPPPVPKEKKHQCDHCERCFYTRKDVRRHLVVHTGCKDFLCQFCAQRFGRKDHLTRHTKKTHSQELMRESMQAGGDLLSNFHTMEPSFQVKAAPMSPFPIGVPAQDGLVGSLPPEVHSLTLGPPEQAIQPMPPPLPEPIVSLHPMVAPSSPPEVFQIPKFTTSATSYPILPSLPFKADTKGFYNITFFEDLPMQEPQPPHRFNLGFELANGELLPGELVADAVNLTIPAALDISSLLSFWQFVPPAPPNVFGDSTITLGPMEPLPHTFAYLEQQQPPPLPPPPPPPPPPPPPPPPPPPQPQPPQQQIHLLQGQPQIQLFQGQPQIQLFQGQPQIQLPLVQPQIQLPLVQQQIQLPQAQQQIQLPQAQQQIQLPQAQQQIQLPQGQQQIQLPQAQQQIQLPQGQQQIQLPQAQQQIQLPQAQQQIQLPQGQQQIQLPQLQEQQLQEVQLQQGQLQEVQLHEIQLQEAQLQEMQMQEGEMQEGEMQEGEMQEEELQEEQLQEGQPPEAPVAVGTVNLGQLPLPPIPPVFTNGTTTAILPHFHHAFR
- the Plagl1 gene encoding zinc finger protein PLAGL1 isoform X2 — translated: MATHSPQKSHQCTHCEKTFNRKDHLKNHLQTHDPNKMAYVCEECGKKYHTMLGYKRHMALHSASSGDLTCGVCALELGSTEALLDHLKAHAEEKPPPVPKEKKHQCDHCERCFYTRKDVRRHLVVHTGCKDFLCQFCAQRFGRKDHLTRHTKKTHSQELMRESMQAGGDLLSNFHTMEPSFQVKAAPMSPFPIGVPAQDGLVGSLPPEVHSLTLGPPEQAIQPMPPPLPEPIVSLHPMVAPSSPPEVFQIPKFTTSATSYPILPSLPFKADTKGFYNITFFEDLPMQEPQPPHRFNLGFELANGELLPGELVADAVNLTIPAALDISSLLSFWQFVPPAPPNVFGDSTITLGPMEPLPHTFAYLEQQQPPPLPPPPPPPPPPPPPPPPPPPQPQPPQQQIHLLQGQPQIQLFQGQPQIQLFQGQPQIQLPLVQPQIQLPLVQQQIQLPQAQQQIQLPQAQQQIQLPQAQQQIQLPQGQQQIQLPQAQQQIQLPQGQQQIQLPQAQQQIQLPQAQQQIQLPQGQQQIQLPQLQEQQLQEVQLQQGQLQEVQLHEIQLQEAQLQEMQMQEGEMQEGEMQEGEMQEEELQEEQLQEGQPPEAPVAVGTVNLGQLPLPPIPPVFTNGTTTAILPHFHHAFR